One Cucurbita pepo subsp. pepo cultivar mu-cu-16 chromosome LG07, ASM280686v2, whole genome shotgun sequence genomic region harbors:
- the LOC111799056 gene encoding diphthine--ammonia ligase isoform X1: protein MKVVALVSGGKDSCFAMMKSIQFGHEIVALANLMPADDSVDELDSYMYQTVGHQIIVSYAECMGIPLFRRRIQGSTRHQKLNYRITPGDEVEDMYILLKEVKRQLPSVSAVCSGAIASDYQRLRVESVCSRLGLVSLAYLWKQDQSLLLHEMINNGILAITVKVAAMGLDPMTHLGKELSSLDSVLHKLNKLYGINVCGEGGEYETLTLDCPLFKNARIVLDESKVVMHSSDSIAPVGFLHPISFHLEYKAKTSSICDNNSVDHERVGLLFEIEGDCFHSSDTLQSVADASSASHLLDDVPDDRLQISCSRMQNTFAISCWLQDSRDTSSGLQDDLKTVLRKIESELLGRGYGWKNVLYIHLYLADMDDFALANETYVSFITQEKCPFGVPSRSTIELPLLQVRSGNAYIEVLVANDQSKRVLHVQSISSWAPSCIGPYSQATLHKEILYMAGQLGLNPPTMTLCSGGATHELEQALKNCEAVSESFNSSISTSSVLLVTYCSTRIQLEERKKIEDKLHGMLEEMRHSKKDSSSKVLDTIYLYIHVPNLPKGALVEVKPVLYVQENFDTEAENLHDSSKLHTPTYWGFQHEDWHKSCIQKCVVNGNICAVVLSVTNELARNICSSLRGNQISEEHLELVSKFCICLLNEALLDSACCWEDIKSLRFYLPTSLNITLEAASIIFSRAFNELAESNPTVHVDRFFNLIPVLGAGRAPTSMDDILTCELFAQKS from the exons GTTGGACATCAAATTATTGTTAGCTACGCAGAATGCATGGGAATTCCATTGTTTAGAAGGCGAATTCAAGGATCCACAAG GCACCAGAAGCTTAACTATAGGATCACTCCAGGTGATGAAGTGGAAGATATGTATATTTTGCTAAAGGAAGTGAAGAGGCAATTACCTAGTGTTTCCGCAGTATGTTCTGGTGCCATTGCATCTGATTATCAAAGATTGCGGGTAGAGAGTGTTTGTTCAAGGCTAGGACTTGTTTCTCTAGCATATTTGTGGAAACAAGATCAATCATTGCTTCTACACGAAATG ATAAACAATGGAATTTTGGCCATCACAGTGAAG GTTGCAGCAATGGGATTGGATCCGATGACGCACTTGGGCAAAGAATTAAGTTCTTTGGATTCAGTTCTACATAAGTTGAACAA ATTATACGGGATCAATGTATGTGGTGAAGGTGGGGAATATGAAACTTTGACCCTTGATTGCCCTCTTTTTAAG AATGCTAGGATTGTGCTTGACGAATCCAAAGTTGTGATGCACTCATCAGATTCCATAGCACCAGTAGGGTTCCTTCATCCTATTTCCTTCCATTTGGAGTATAAGGCAAAGACCTCTTCTATCTGTGACAACAATTCTGTTGACCATGAGAGAGTGGGCCTTCTATTCGAAATTGAAGGAGATTGCTTTCACAGTAGTGACACATTACAGTCTGTTGCTGACGCCTCTAGTGCCAGTCATTTACTTGATGATGTTCCAGATGATAGACTTCAAATTTCATGTTCAAGGATGCAGAATACGTTTGCGATTAGTTGCTGGTTGCAAGATTCACGTGATACTTCTTCAG GTCTTCAAGATGATCTAAAGACTGTTCTCAGGAAAATAGAATCAGAACTTCTAGGTCGTGGTTATGGATGGAAAAATGTGCTCTATATTCATCTTTACCTTGCTGATATGGATGATTTTGCTTTGGCTAATGAAACATACGTCAGTTTTATAACACAGGAGAAGTGCCCTTTTGGTGTCCCATCACGCAGTACAATCGAATTGCCTCTTCTGCAAGTGAGATCAGGAAATGCATATATTGAAGTTCTGGTGGCAAATGACCAATCAAAAAGAGTTCTTCATGTTCAGAGCATATCGTCTTGGGCGCCTAGTTGCATTGGACCATATAGCCAG GCAACTTTGCACAAGGAAATCCTTTACATGGCCGGTCAATTGGGGCTTAACCCTCCGACTATGACACTTTGTAGTGGAGGTGCTACACATGAGCTGGAACAAGCACTAAAAAATTGTGAAGCAGTGTCAGAATCTTTTAACTCTTCAATATCTACTTCTTCTGTTCTGCTTGTCACGTACTGTTCTACTCGTATTCAACTagaggagagaaagaaaatagaggACAAGTTGCATGGTATGCTTGAAGAAATGAGGCATTCCAAAAAAGATAGTTCGTCAAAAGTGCTTGATACTATTTATCTGTATATACATGTACCCAATCTTCCTAAAGG AGCACTTGTTGAAGTTAAGCCTGTTCTTTATGTTCAAGAGAATTTCGATACGGAAGCAGAAAATCTTCATGACTCATCGAAGTTACATACGCCTACATATTGGGGTTTCCAACATGAAGACTGGCACAAGTCTTGCATTCAGAAGTGCGTTGTTAATGGAAATATATGTGCAGTTGTGTTGTCTGTGACAAATGAACTTGCTCGGAATATTTGTTCTAGCCTACGAGGAAATCAGATTAGTGAAGAGCACTTAGAATTGGTTTCCAAATTTTGCATTTGTCTTCTCAATGAAGCTCTCTTAGACAGTGCTTGCTGTTGGGAAGATATAAAG AGTTTAAGGTTCTACCTTCCAACTAGCCTTAATATTACTTTGGAGGCTGCATCAATCATATTCTCTCGTGCTTTCAATGAACTTGCTGAGTCAAATCCAACAGTTCATGTTGATCGGTTCTTCAATCTCATCCCAGTGTTAGGTGCTGGACGGGCACCGACATCCATGGATGATATATTGACTTGTGAATTATTTGCTCAAAAATCTTGA
- the LOC111799056 gene encoding diphthine--ammonia ligase isoform X2, with product MIPWMSLIVTCIKLLDIKLLLATQNAWEFHCLEGEFKDPQGDEVEDMYILLKEVKRQLPSVSAVCSGAIASDYQRLRVESVCSRLGLVSLAYLWKQDQSLLLHEMINNGILAITVKVAAMGLDPMTHLGKELSSLDSVLHKLNKLYGINVCGEGGEYETLTLDCPLFKNARIVLDESKVVMHSSDSIAPVGFLHPISFHLEYKAKTSSICDNNSVDHERVGLLFEIEGDCFHSSDTLQSVADASSASHLLDDVPDDRLQISCSRMQNTFAISCWLQDSRDTSSGLQDDLKTVLRKIESELLGRGYGWKNVLYIHLYLADMDDFALANETYVSFITQEKCPFGVPSRSTIELPLLQVRSGNAYIEVLVANDQSKRVLHVQSISSWAPSCIGPYSQATLHKEILYMAGQLGLNPPTMTLCSGGATHELEQALKNCEAVSESFNSSISTSSVLLVTYCSTRIQLEERKKIEDKLHGMLEEMRHSKKDSSSKVLDTIYLYIHVPNLPKGALVEVKPVLYVQENFDTEAENLHDSSKLHTPTYWGFQHEDWHKSCIQKCVVNGNICAVVLSVTNELARNICSSLRGNQISEEHLELVSKFCICLLNEALLDSACCWEDIKSLRFYLPTSLNITLEAASIIFSRAFNELAESNPTVHVDRFFNLIPVLGAGRAPTSMDDILTCELFAQKS from the exons GTTGGACATCAAATTATTGTTAGCTACGCAGAATGCATGGGAATTCCATTGTTTAGAAGGCGAATTCAAGGATCCACAAG GTGATGAAGTGGAAGATATGTATATTTTGCTAAAGGAAGTGAAGAGGCAATTACCTAGTGTTTCCGCAGTATGTTCTGGTGCCATTGCATCTGATTATCAAAGATTGCGGGTAGAGAGTGTTTGTTCAAGGCTAGGACTTGTTTCTCTAGCATATTTGTGGAAACAAGATCAATCATTGCTTCTACACGAAATG ATAAACAATGGAATTTTGGCCATCACAGTGAAG GTTGCAGCAATGGGATTGGATCCGATGACGCACTTGGGCAAAGAATTAAGTTCTTTGGATTCAGTTCTACATAAGTTGAACAA ATTATACGGGATCAATGTATGTGGTGAAGGTGGGGAATATGAAACTTTGACCCTTGATTGCCCTCTTTTTAAG AATGCTAGGATTGTGCTTGACGAATCCAAAGTTGTGATGCACTCATCAGATTCCATAGCACCAGTAGGGTTCCTTCATCCTATTTCCTTCCATTTGGAGTATAAGGCAAAGACCTCTTCTATCTGTGACAACAATTCTGTTGACCATGAGAGAGTGGGCCTTCTATTCGAAATTGAAGGAGATTGCTTTCACAGTAGTGACACATTACAGTCTGTTGCTGACGCCTCTAGTGCCAGTCATTTACTTGATGATGTTCCAGATGATAGACTTCAAATTTCATGTTCAAGGATGCAGAATACGTTTGCGATTAGTTGCTGGTTGCAAGATTCACGTGATACTTCTTCAG GTCTTCAAGATGATCTAAAGACTGTTCTCAGGAAAATAGAATCAGAACTTCTAGGTCGTGGTTATGGATGGAAAAATGTGCTCTATATTCATCTTTACCTTGCTGATATGGATGATTTTGCTTTGGCTAATGAAACATACGTCAGTTTTATAACACAGGAGAAGTGCCCTTTTGGTGTCCCATCACGCAGTACAATCGAATTGCCTCTTCTGCAAGTGAGATCAGGAAATGCATATATTGAAGTTCTGGTGGCAAATGACCAATCAAAAAGAGTTCTTCATGTTCAGAGCATATCGTCTTGGGCGCCTAGTTGCATTGGACCATATAGCCAG GCAACTTTGCACAAGGAAATCCTTTACATGGCCGGTCAATTGGGGCTTAACCCTCCGACTATGACACTTTGTAGTGGAGGTGCTACACATGAGCTGGAACAAGCACTAAAAAATTGTGAAGCAGTGTCAGAATCTTTTAACTCTTCAATATCTACTTCTTCTGTTCTGCTTGTCACGTACTGTTCTACTCGTATTCAACTagaggagagaaagaaaatagaggACAAGTTGCATGGTATGCTTGAAGAAATGAGGCATTCCAAAAAAGATAGTTCGTCAAAAGTGCTTGATACTATTTATCTGTATATACATGTACCCAATCTTCCTAAAGG AGCACTTGTTGAAGTTAAGCCTGTTCTTTATGTTCAAGAGAATTTCGATACGGAAGCAGAAAATCTTCATGACTCATCGAAGTTACATACGCCTACATATTGGGGTTTCCAACATGAAGACTGGCACAAGTCTTGCATTCAGAAGTGCGTTGTTAATGGAAATATATGTGCAGTTGTGTTGTCTGTGACAAATGAACTTGCTCGGAATATTTGTTCTAGCCTACGAGGAAATCAGATTAGTGAAGAGCACTTAGAATTGGTTTCCAAATTTTGCATTTGTCTTCTCAATGAAGCTCTCTTAGACAGTGCTTGCTGTTGGGAAGATATAAAG AGTTTAAGGTTCTACCTTCCAACTAGCCTTAATATTACTTTGGAGGCTGCATCAATCATATTCTCTCGTGCTTTCAATGAACTTGCTGAGTCAAATCCAACAGTTCATGTTGATCGGTTCTTCAATCTCATCCCAGTGTTAGGTGCTGGACGGGCACCGACATCCATGGATGATATATTGACTTGTGAATTATTTGCTCAAAAATCTTGA
- the LOC111799302 gene encoding uncharacterized protein LOC111799302 has product MEDFSKYSHSPAHLAVVRRDYASLKRIVASLPRLAKAGEVNTEEESLAAELQADAVSAAIDCREVPGRETPLHLAVRLRDQISAEILMGAGADWSLQNEHGWNALQEAVCTREEAIAMIIARHYQPLAWAKWCRRLPRIIASASRIRDFYMEITFHFESSVIPFIGRIAPSDTYRIWKRGSNLRADMTLAGFDGFRIQRSDQTFLFLGEGYSSEDGNVKLSPGSLIVLAHKEKEITNALEGAGIQPTEAEVAHEVALMSQTNMYRPGIDVTQAELVPHLNWRRQERTEMVGNWKAKIYDMLHVMVSVKSRRVPGAMTDEELFAGDDEERLANGGENDEFDDVLTAEEKMQLDSALRMGNSEGPGEDEEHTAFESQENGSVGSYENCDPNGATKEKKSWFGWNKKSSKGSNDDPDDPKILKKVSKSAPEGAHQKPSSELSTEDTGDAKKGKDKSSKKKKKKGVTNDSKHESEYKKGLRPVLWLTPDFPLKTDELLPLLDILANKVKAIRRLRELLTTKLPHGTFPVKVAIPIVPTIRVLVTFTKFEELHPVEEFATPLSSPAHFQDAKSKESEGNSSWISWMRGSRGGQSSDSDSNRYKDEVDPFHIPSEYTWVDANEKKRRMKAKKAKNKKHKKQATAKGGNGGIQTSEDVEE; this is encoded by the exons ATGGAAGATTTTTCGAAATACTCGCATAGTCCAGCGCATCTAGCAGTTGTTCGTCGAGATTATGCCTCTCTCAAGCGCATTGTTGCGTCCCTTCCTCGGCTAGCTAAGGCTGGTGAGGTTAATACTGAAGAGGAATCTCTTGCTGCAGAGCTCCAAGCTGATGCTGTCTCTGCTGCTATTGATTGTCGCGAAGTTCCTGGTCGGGAGACGCCTCTGCACCTTGCTGTACGCCTTCGAGATCAGATTTCAGCTGAGATTTTGATGGGAGCTGGTGCTGATTGGAGCTTACAGAATGAGCATGGTTGGAATGCCCTACAGGAAGCTGTTTGTACGAGAGAGGAAGCAATAGCGATGATAATTGCTAGACATTACCAGCCTCTTGCATGGGCGAAATGGTGTCGCAGGCTTCCTCGTATTATTGCTTCTGCTTCTCGGATTCGGgatttttacatggagataacttttcattttgagaGTTCGGTTATTCCTTTTATTGGTCGAATCGCCCCATCAGATACTTATCGCATTTGGAAGCGTGGTTCTAATCTTCGAGCCGATATGACCCTTGCTGGTTTTGATGGTTTTCGAATTCAACGTTCTGATCAAACATTTCTCTTTCTAGGTGAGGGTTATAGTTCAGAGGATGGTAATGTTAAGTTATCTCCAGGTTCTTTGATTGTTCTTGCTCAtaaagagaaggaaattacAAATGCCTTAGAGGGAGCTGGTATTCAACCAACAGAAGCTGAAGTTGCCCATGAAGTGGCCTTGATGTCGCAGACAAACATGTATAGGCCAGGCATTGATGTTACTCAAGCGGAGCTTGTTCCCCATTTAAATTGGAGAAGACAGGAGAGAACTGAGATGGTCGGAAATTGGAAGGCGAAAATATACGATATGCTTCATGTGATGGTGAGTGTGAAGTCAAGGAGGGTTCCTGGAGCTATGACAGACGAGGAGCTATTTGCTGGAGATGATGAAGAAAGGCTGGCCAATGGTGGTGAAAACGATGAGTTTGATGATGTATTGACAGCAGAAGAGAAAATGCAATTGGATTCCGCACTTCGAATGGGAAACTCTGAGGGTCCGGGCGAGGACGAGGAACACACAGCCTTCGAAAGCCAAGAAAATGGTTCGGTAGGTTCTTACGAAAACTGCGATCCAAATGGTGCTACTAAGGAGAAGAAGAGTTGGTTTGGTTGGAACAAGAAGAGTAGCAAGGGAAGTAACGACGATCCCGACGATCcaaagattttgaagaaagtTTCGAAATCAGCTCCGGAAGGTGCCCATCAAAAACCGTCTTCTGAATTATCGACAGAAGATACGGGGGATGCGAAGAAGGGAAAAGATAAAAGcagtaagaagaaaaagaagaaaggagtcACCAATGACTCTAAGCATGAAAGTGAGTATAAAAAGGGTTTGAGACCTGTCTTATGGTTGACACCAgattttcctttaaaaacaGATGAGCTTCTTCCTCTACTTGACATCCTAGCCAACAAGGTAAAAGCTATCAGGAGACTAAGGGAGCTTTTAACAACCAAGTTGCCTCATGGTACATTTCCGGTGAAG GTTGCTATCCCCATTGTCCCGACGATTAGAGTACTAGTTACTTTCACAAAATTTGAGGAGCTTCATCCAGTTGAAGAATTTGCTACCCCACTCTCAAGTCCAGCACATTTCCAGGATGCTAAGTCCAAGGAGTCAGAGGGAAACTCGTCATGGATTTCATGGATGAGAGGAAGTCGAGGTGGGCAATCGAGCGATAGTGACAGCAATCGGTATAAGGATGAAGTCGACCCGTTTCATATACCGTCCGAGTACACATGGGTTGATGCAAATGAGAAGAAACGCCGTATGAAAGCCAAGAaagcaaagaacaaaaagcACAAGAAACAAGCAACTGCTAAAGGCGGGAATGGAGGAATTCAAACGAGTGAGGACGTGGAAgagtaa
- the LOC111799303 gene encoding uncharacterized protein LOC111799303, with translation MEAQNQKSLERVVSQKALQLGSSFPCQICVVGFLCGVCIASLFLGAFASFGAPLGFGWSSFSSNSLPASLWNSTSEAINCNLKVEEVERPKDFRKIEVHKDEDKVSLLYAAWSSSLTEPIRGNNAFSRYLGLDKATVPNAPHLEDCKLKVEANKRYDERTDGFLRWTSWKGFLDMHPTATSEESSYLRHQEISKGSYPPWVTGSDEENYPLTRRVQRDLWIHQHPLNCRDPNVRFLVADWERLPGFGIGAQIAGMCGLLAIAINEKRVLVTNYYNRADHDGCQGSSRSSWSCYFFPETSQECRDRAFELLGNNTAWKSGIITAKENYSTKEIWTGRVPRIWGNPWSYMQPTTEVNGSLLSNHRKMDRRWWRAQAVRYLMRFQTEYTCGLMNAARHAAFGKEAAEMVLKSLDGKWPKNDSMVSKHDIEEFVWSNHKPWIPRPLLSMHVRMGDKACEMKVVEFEEYMALAGRIRRRFPNLDSIWLSTEMQEVIDKTRSYPSWKFYYTNVKRQVGNLTMATYEAQLGRITSTNYPLVNFLMATEADFFIGALGSTWCFLIDGMRNTGGKVMAGYLSVNKDRFW, from the exons ATGGAAGCACAGAATCAGAAGTCTCTGGAAAGAGTTGTTTCACAAAAGGCTTTGCAACTAGGGAGTTCATTTCCTTGTCAAATTTGTGTTGTGGGATTTCTCTGTGGAGTTTGTATTGCCTCTCTGTTTCTTGGTGCTTTTGCTTCATTTGGTGCTCCTTTAGGATTTGGTTGGAGTTCTTTCTCGTCTAATTCACTGCCTGCTTCGTTATGGAACTCCACTTCTGAAGCTATAA ACTGTAACTTGAAAGTAGAGGAGGTCGAGAGACCGAAGGATTTTCGGAAAATTGAGGTACATAAGGATGAGGATAAAGTGTCCTTGCTATATGCAGCTTGGAGTTCTTCGTTGACTGAACCAATCAGGGGAAATAATGCATTTTCACGGTATCTTGGACTGGACAAAGCAACAGTACCAAATGCACCCCATTTGGAAGATTGCAAGTTGAAAGTAGAAGCAAATAAGCGCTACGATGAGCGGACCGATGGATTCCTTCGTTGGACAAGTTGGAAAGGGTTCTTAGACATGCACCCGACTGCTACGAGTGAGGAATCGAGCTACCTTCGGCACCAAGAAATTTCTAAAGGTTCCTACCCTCCCTGG GTTACAGGATCAGATGAAGAAAACTACCCCTTAACTAGAAGAGTACAGCGCGATCTATGGATCCATCAGCATCCATTGAACTGTAGAGATCCAAATGTTCGGTTTCTTGTAGCTGATTGGGAGCGGTTACCTGGATTCGGTATCGGAGCTCAGATAGCTGGAATGTGTGGCCTTCTGGCTATAGCAATCAACGAGAAGAGGGTTCTCGTTACGAATTATTATAATCGAGCTGACCATGATGGATGCCAAG GCTCATCTCGGTCCAGTTGGTCCTGCTACTTCTTCCCCGAAACATCCCAAGAATGTCGGGACCGTGCATTTGAACTTTTGGGAAACAACACAGCATGGAAGAGTGGAATCATAacagcaaaagaaaattacagcACCAAGGAAATATGGACTGGTCGGGTTCCTAG AATATGGGGAAATCCTTGGAGTTATATGCAACCCACAACAGAAGTAAATGGAAGTTTACTTTCTAATCATCGAAAAATGGACAGAAGGTGGTGGAGAGCACAG GCAGTTCGCTACTTAATGAGATTTCAGACAGAATACACATGTGGCTTAATGAATGCCGCCCGCCATGCCGCATTTGGAAAGGAAGCTGCAGAAATGGTTCTCAAAAGTCTCGATGGAAAATGGCCAAAG AACGATTCAATGGTATCGAAACATGATATCGAAGAATTTGTTTGGTCGAATCACAAGCCATGGATACCTAGGCCACTGTTAAGCATGCATGTAAGAATGGGAGATAAAGCCTGTGAAATGAAGGTTGTTGAATTTGAAGAATACATGGCCCTTGCTGGGCGTATTAGAAGACGatttccaaatcttgacaGCATTTGGCTTTCGACCGAAATGCAG GAAGTGATCGATAAAACAAGAAGTTATCCGTCCTGGAAATTTTACTATACAAATGTGAAGCGACAAGTAGGAAACCTTACGATGGCCACCTACGAAGCACAGCTCGGTAGGATAACCAGTACAAACTATCCTCTTGTGAACTTCTTGATGGCAACTGAAGCTGACTTTTTCATTGGAGCATTGGGTTCAACATGGTGCTTTCTTATAGATGGAATGAGAAATACAGGAGGTAAAGTAATGGCTGGATACTTGAGTGTTAACAAGGATAGGTTTTGGTGA